A window of Syngnathoides biaculeatus isolate LvHL_M chromosome 9, ASM1980259v1, whole genome shotgun sequence contains these coding sequences:
- the LOC133505812 gene encoding E3 ubiquitin/ISG15 ligase TRIM25-like, translated as MAHHANISVTESQFRCPICLDVLQDPVSIPCGHTYCMACINGYWDQAEPPAHFSCPQCREAFSPRPVLRRNTVLAEVVAKLKPREAFASELHAPELYVGAAGQVPCDFCPPESKLAATKSCLVCLASFCEAHVLPHREVGTLRRHKLVAAVECPAERLCAQHRLGLQPRTGGDAPEGAEVEWSGDCLLCEADWKEVHPGEAQRARRQVQLQESQRTVQGKIRSCERELEEFEQSLESLKVSALAVLEDSEAVFADMAIRLEKTKAEVRARLEARERALVSRAERDAETLGKDLDELRRRDREIERLLQMEDNEQFLQAAPMLCLPVPAAARPSVTSSPTAEAFSGARRALGRLRSRLEDVCREEVESINRAVNENNVALGGCVKGVVNATAENFKPPHSPRDSQQDSQVFVSSFSLSSLPLQPADQRMRAVFLRFSCHLSLDPDTAHPTLVLFDRNQGAHCGEELQLYPTHPQRFDSVAQVLCREGQFGDASYWEVEWRGGGWIDIGATYRRIGRKGGGKPCLLGRNENSWRLRCTHTGYAAWHDNRKTTVAAPPCPRIGVFLERHKGALSFYSVSDSVVLLHTFRCAVSQPIFPAFRLDLDSTLLLCPHEAPPPGH; from the exons ATGGCCCACCACGCCAACATCTCGGTGACCGAGAGCCAGTTTCGATGCCCCATCTGCCTGGACGTCCTCCAGGACCCGGTGTCCATCCCGTGCGGACACACCTACTGCATGGCCTGCATCAACGGCTACTGGGACCAGGCCGAGCCGCCGGCGCACTTCAGCTGCCCGCAGTGCCGCGAGGCGTTCAGCCCTCGGCCGGTGCTCCGCCGCAACACCGTCCTGGCCGAGGTGGTGGCCAAGCTCAAGCCGAGAGAAGCCTTCGCGTCGGAGCTCCACGCGCCGGAGCTCTACGTGGGCGCCGCGGGCCAGGTGCCTTGCGACTTCTGCCCGCCGGAGAGCAAGCTGGCGGCGACCAAGTCGTGCCTGGTGTGCCTGGCCTCCTTCTGCGAGGCTCACGTGCTGCCACACCGGGAGGTGGGAACCTTGCGGCGGCACAAGCTGGTGGCCGCCGTGGAGTGTCCCGCCGAGCGGCTGTGCGCGCAGCATCGCCTCGGACTGCAGCCGCGAACCGGGGGCGACGCGCCGGAGGGGGCCGAGGTGGAGTGGAGCGGAGACTGCCTGCTGTGTGAGGCGGACTGGAAGGAGGTGCACCCCGGCGAGGCGCAGAGGGCTCGGAGACAG GTTCAGCTTCAGGAGTCCCAGAGGACAGTTCAGGGCAAAATCCGAAGTTGTGAGCGTGAGCTGGAGGAGTTTGAGCAGAGTTTGGAGTCCCTCAAG GTGTCAGCCTTGGCTGTTTTGGAGGACAGTGAGGCAGTTTTTGCCGACATGGCGATACGACTGGAGAAGACCAAGGCAGAG GTCCGAGCACGTCTGGAAGCTCGAGAGCGAGCTTTGGTCAGTCGTGCCGAGCGGGATGCCGAAACTCTGGGGAAAGATCTGGATGAGCTGAGGAGGCGAGACCGGGAGATTGAAAGACTTCTTCAGATGGAGGACAACGAACAGTTTCTTCAG GCAGCGCCGATGCTCTGCCTTCCCGTCCCAGCCGCTGCCCGACCCTCGGTCACGTCCAGCCCCACCGCCGAGGCTTTCAGTGGGGCAAGGAGGGCCCTGGGGCGTCTACGCAGCCGCCTGGAGGACGTCTGCCGAGAGGAGGTGGAGTCCAtcaacagggccg TTAATGAGAACAACGTGGCACTTGGTGGGTGTGTTAAAG GTGTTGTAAACGCAACTGCAGAGAACTTCAAGCCTCCACATTCACCCCGAGACTCACAACAAGACTCCCAGG TGTTCGTGTCGTCGTTCTCTCTGTCCTCGTTGCCACTACAGCCAGCCGACCAAAGGATGAGGGCTGTCTTCCTCAGGT TCTCCTGTCATCTGTCCTTGGACCCGGACACGGCCCACCCCACACTGGTCCTGTTTGACAGGAACCAGGGTGCCCACTGCGGTGAAGAGCTTCAGTTGTACCCGACTCACCCTCAGCGCTTCGACTCTGTGGCTCAGGTCCTGTGCCGCGAGGGCCAGTTTGGCGACGCCAGTTACTGGGAGGTAGAATGGCGAGGCGGCGGGTGGATCGACATCGGTGCCACCTACAG ACGGATCGGACGTAAGGGCGGCGGAAAACCCTGCCTGCTGGGCCGCAATGAGAACTCTTGGAGACTCCGCTGTACTCACACGGGTTACGCCGCCTGGCACGACAACCGCAAGACCACCGTGGCCGCGCCACCGTGCCCGCGCATCGGCGTCTTCCTGGAGCGCCACAAGGGGGCGCTGTCCTTCTACAGCGTGTCTGACAGCGTGGTGCTGTTGCACACATTCAGATGTGCCGTCTCGCAGCCAATCTTCCCGGCCTTCCGCCTGGACCTGGACTCCACTCTCCTCCTTTGTCCCCACGAGGCTCCTCCTCCGGGGCACTAA
- the mfng gene encoding beta-1,3-N-acetylglucosaminyltransferase manic fringe isoform X3, whose protein sequence is MRRRWLSRSLSLFILALFVVLYADFHWDARRLSELLPEARRRRPLAPDAHRRPPPGASTPEARARVTTAGLRLEEIFIAVKTTGRFHETRLALLLETWISKTKTHTFIFTDTEDEHLKAEGFNMVMTGCQLDHSQQALACKMAAEYDAFLASNKRWFCHVDDDNYVNGEALVATLAAFPQDGDVYVGKPSLDKPIIAHELMEGNTTREVKFWFATGGAGFCLSRRLARKMSPWARGPRFLETSAKIRLPDDCTVGFIVEERVGVSLVHSPLFHSHLENLMLLHRASIPHQVTLSYGLLEGKLNHVELKGSFSTEEDPSRWCP, encoded by the exons ATGAGGAGAAGATGGCTCAGTCGCAGCTTGTCGCTCTTCATCCTCGCCCTCTTCGTAGTTCTCTACGCGGACTTTCATTGGGACGCCCGCCGTCTCTCGGAACTGTTGCCGGAGGCTCGTCGTCGTCGCCCTCTGGCGCCCGATGCCCACCGGCGGCCGCCCCCGGGAGCCTCCACCCCCGAGGCCCGGGCCCGGGTCACCACCGCCGGGCTGCGGCTGGAGGAGATTTTCATCGCGGTTAAGACCACCGGAAGGTTCCACGAGACGCGCCTCGCCCTCCTTTTGGAGACCTGGATCTCCAAGACCAAGACGCAC ACATTCATTTTTACAGACACAGAAGACGAGCACCTGAAAGCCGAAG GCTTCAACATGGTGATGACGGGCTGCCAATTGGACCACAGTCAGCAGGCTTTGGCGTGCAAGATGGCCGCCGAGTACGACGCATTTCTTGCGTCCAACAAGAG GTGGTTTTGTCACGTTGACGACGACAACTACGTGAACGGCGAGGCCCTCGTGGCCACGCTCGCTGCCTTTCCGCAAGATGGCGACGTCTACGTGGGCAAGCCGAGCCTAGACAAGCCGATCATAGCGCACGAGCTCATGGAGGGAAACACCACG AGGGAAGTGAAGTTCTGGTTTGCCACCGGAGGAGCAGGATTTTGTTTGAGTCGACGTCTGGCTCGCAAGATGTCACCCTGGGCCCG CGGCCCTCGCTTCCTAGAGACGTCGGCGAAAATCCGCCTGCCCGACGATTGCACGGTGGGCTTCATCGTGGAGGAGCGTGTGGGAGTCTCATTGGTCCACAGCCCCTTGTTCCACTCCCACTTGGAGAACctcatgctgcttcaccgtgccagCATCCCGCATCAG GTGACTCTGAGTTACGGCTTGTTAGAGGGCAAACTGAACCATGTGGAGCTGAAAGGAAGTTTCTCCACAGAAGAAGATCCATCCAG ATGGTGTCCCTGA
- the mfng gene encoding beta-1,3-N-acetylglucosaminyltransferase manic fringe isoform X1, with translation MRRRWLSRSLSLFILALFVVLYADFHWDARRLSELLPEARRRRPLAPDAHRRPPPGASTPEARARVTTAGLRLEEIFIAVKTTGRFHETRLALLLETWISKTKTHTFIFTDTEDEHLKAEGFNMVMTGCQLDHSQQALACKMAAEYDAFLASNKRWFCHVDDDNYVNGEALVATLAAFPQDGDVYVGKPSLDKPIIAHELMEGNTTREVKFWFATGGAGFCLSRRLARKMSPWARGPRFLETSAKIRLPDDCTVGFIVEERVGVSLVHSPLFHSHLENLMLLHRASIPHQVTLSYGLLEGKLNHVELKGSFSTEEDPSRSVQDPALLAVPTDQMVSLKHLEDEIRTSGTF, from the exons ATGAGGAGAAGATGGCTCAGTCGCAGCTTGTCGCTCTTCATCCTCGCCCTCTTCGTAGTTCTCTACGCGGACTTTCATTGGGACGCCCGCCGTCTCTCGGAACTGTTGCCGGAGGCTCGTCGTCGTCGCCCTCTGGCGCCCGATGCCCACCGGCGGCCGCCCCCGGGAGCCTCCACCCCCGAGGCCCGGGCCCGGGTCACCACCGCCGGGCTGCGGCTGGAGGAGATTTTCATCGCGGTTAAGACCACCGGAAGGTTCCACGAGACGCGCCTCGCCCTCCTTTTGGAGACCTGGATCTCCAAGACCAAGACGCAC ACATTCATTTTTACAGACACAGAAGACGAGCACCTGAAAGCCGAAG GCTTCAACATGGTGATGACGGGCTGCCAATTGGACCACAGTCAGCAGGCTTTGGCGTGCAAGATGGCCGCCGAGTACGACGCATTTCTTGCGTCCAACAAGAG GTGGTTTTGTCACGTTGACGACGACAACTACGTGAACGGCGAGGCCCTCGTGGCCACGCTCGCTGCCTTTCCGCAAGATGGCGACGTCTACGTGGGCAAGCCGAGCCTAGACAAGCCGATCATAGCGCACGAGCTCATGGAGGGAAACACCACG AGGGAAGTGAAGTTCTGGTTTGCCACCGGAGGAGCAGGATTTTGTTTGAGTCGACGTCTGGCTCGCAAGATGTCACCCTGGGCCCG CGGCCCTCGCTTCCTAGAGACGTCGGCGAAAATCCGCCTGCCCGACGATTGCACGGTGGGCTTCATCGTGGAGGAGCGTGTGGGAGTCTCATTGGTCCACAGCCCCTTGTTCCACTCCCACTTGGAGAACctcatgctgcttcaccgtgccagCATCCCGCATCAG GTGACTCTGAGTTACGGCTTGTTAGAGGGCAAACTGAACCATGTGGAGCTGAAAGGAAGTTTCTCCACAGAAGAAGATCCATCCAGGTCA GTTCAAGACCCTGCACTGCTTGCTGTACCCACTGACCAGATGGTGTCCCTGAAGCACCTCGAAGATGAGATCAGAACCTCCGGAACGTTCTGA
- the mfng gene encoding beta-1,3-N-acetylglucosaminyltransferase manic fringe isoform X2 codes for MRRRWLSRSLSLFILALFVVLYADFHWDARRLSELLPEARRRRPLAPDAHRRPPPGASTPEARARVTTAGLRLEEIFIAVKTTGRFHETRLALLLETWISKTKTHTFIFTDTEDEHLKAEGFNMVMTGCQLDHSQQALACKMAAEYDAFLASNKRWFCHVDDDNYVNGEALVATLAAFPQDGDVYVGKPSLDKPIIAHELMEGNTTREVKFWFATGGAGFCLSRRLARKMSPWARGPRFLETSAKIRLPDDCTVGFIVEERVGVSLVHSPLFHSHLENLMLLHRASIPHQVTLSYGLLEGKLNHVELKGSFSTEEDPSRFKTLHCLLYPLTRWCP; via the exons ATGAGGAGAAGATGGCTCAGTCGCAGCTTGTCGCTCTTCATCCTCGCCCTCTTCGTAGTTCTCTACGCGGACTTTCATTGGGACGCCCGCCGTCTCTCGGAACTGTTGCCGGAGGCTCGTCGTCGTCGCCCTCTGGCGCCCGATGCCCACCGGCGGCCGCCCCCGGGAGCCTCCACCCCCGAGGCCCGGGCCCGGGTCACCACCGCCGGGCTGCGGCTGGAGGAGATTTTCATCGCGGTTAAGACCACCGGAAGGTTCCACGAGACGCGCCTCGCCCTCCTTTTGGAGACCTGGATCTCCAAGACCAAGACGCAC ACATTCATTTTTACAGACACAGAAGACGAGCACCTGAAAGCCGAAG GCTTCAACATGGTGATGACGGGCTGCCAATTGGACCACAGTCAGCAGGCTTTGGCGTGCAAGATGGCCGCCGAGTACGACGCATTTCTTGCGTCCAACAAGAG GTGGTTTTGTCACGTTGACGACGACAACTACGTGAACGGCGAGGCCCTCGTGGCCACGCTCGCTGCCTTTCCGCAAGATGGCGACGTCTACGTGGGCAAGCCGAGCCTAGACAAGCCGATCATAGCGCACGAGCTCATGGAGGGAAACACCACG AGGGAAGTGAAGTTCTGGTTTGCCACCGGAGGAGCAGGATTTTGTTTGAGTCGACGTCTGGCTCGCAAGATGTCACCCTGGGCCCG CGGCCCTCGCTTCCTAGAGACGTCGGCGAAAATCCGCCTGCCCGACGATTGCACGGTGGGCTTCATCGTGGAGGAGCGTGTGGGAGTCTCATTGGTCCACAGCCCCTTGTTCCACTCCCACTTGGAGAACctcatgctgcttcaccgtgccagCATCCCGCATCAG GTGACTCTGAGTTACGGCTTGTTAGAGGGCAAACTGAACCATGTGGAGCTGAAAGGAAGTTTCTCCACAGAAGAAGATCCATCCAG GTTCAAGACCCTGCACTGCTTGCTGTACCCACTGACCAGATGGTGTCCCTGA